One stretch of Oncorhynchus clarkii lewisi isolate Uvic-CL-2024 chromosome 3, UVic_Ocla_1.0, whole genome shotgun sequence DNA includes these proteins:
- the LOC139402773 gene encoding metalloreductase STEAP3 isoform X2, translating to MPLGDMRTPLLSNSFDTPEESLPCDPGNPTVGILGSGDYSRSLAVRLVACGYRVVVGSRDPKHIATGQFPDGVQLLTQREAMVGTEKVVFAALYPEHYHTLVGLRDVLAGKVLVDVSNATKLNSGEPSNAERLAELFPESRVVKGFNVVSAWALQTGAHDGSRQVLISSDCPEAKRTVIQLARCMSFLAVDMGGLASSRHVEDAPLRLFPSWGGPLMVTFLLILFFYGYNFLRGVLMPYLSRGQNNFYQLPLETMNETLPAVALVILALVYLPGLWAAALQLVRGTKYSHFPGWLDHWMGRRKQLGLLSFLCAGLHAVYSMCLTMRKASQYRLLDAAYRQVKAGVEHSWEEPQVWRSDFYLSSGILGLGVLTLLAITSLPSVGNALSWREFTFVQTGKDTSRLGESMPPPSSDPRGHSQWRAAQGLKW from the exons ATGCCTCTTGGCGACATGAGGACACCCCTGCTGTCCAACTCATTTGACACCCCAGAGGAATCCCTGCCCTGTGACCCGGGAAACCCCACAGTAGGCATCCTAGGCTCAGGTGATTACTCCCGCTCCCTGGCTGTGCGATTAGTTGCCTGTGGTTATAGGGTAGTGGTCGGCAGCCGTGACCCAAAGCATATAGCCACCGGACAGTTTCCTGATGGGGTTCAGCTTCTCACACAGCGGGAGGCGATGGTTGGCACAGAGAAAGTTGTCTTTGCTGCTCTCTACCCTGAACACTACCACACCCTGGTGGGGTTGAGGGATGTGCTGGCTGGGAAGGTGCTGGTGGATGTGAGCAATGCCACCAAGCTTAACAGTGGAGAGCCATCTAACGCTGAGAGGCTGGCAGAGCTGTTCCCAGAGAGCAGAGTGGTGAAGGGCTTCAATGTGGTCTCAGCCTGGGCCCTGCAGACTGGAGCTCATGACGGCAGCAGGCAG GTCCTGATCAGCAGTGACTGTCCTGAGGCCAAGAGAACTGTGATCCAGCTGGCTCGCTGTATGAGTTTCCTGGCGGTGGACATGGGAGGCCTTGCTAGCTCTAGGCACGTTGAGGACGCCCCCCTGCGCCTCTTCCCATCCTGGGGTGGCCCCCTAATGGTCACCTTCCTCCTCATCCTTTTCTTCTACGGCTACAACTTCCTGCGTGGTGTTCTCATGCCCTATCTGTCCCGGGGGCAAAACAACTTCTACCAGCTACCCCTGGAGACGATGAACGAGACGCTGCCAGCAGTGGCCCTGGTGATCCTGGCGCTAGTCTACCTCCCGGGACTGTGGGCTGCCGCACTGCAGCTGGTCCGGGGAACAAAGTACAGCCACTTCCCCGGCTGGCTAGACCACTGGATGGGGAGACGCAAACAGCTAGGCCTGCTGAGCTTCCTATGTGCCGGGCTGCATGCGGTCTACAGTATGTGTCTGACCATGCGCAAGGCTTCCCAATACAGGCTGCTGGATGCAGCGTACAGACAG GTGAAGGCGGGAGTGGAGCATTCCTGGGAGGAGCCTCAGGTGTGGAGATCGGACTTTTATCTGTCCTCTGGCATTCTGGGACTTGGTGTTCTGACTCTTCTGGCCATCACATCTCTACCCTCGGTGGGTAACGCTCTCAGTTGGAGAGAGTTCACTTTTGTACAG ACTGGCAAAGATACGTCGAGGCTGGGAGAGTCCATGCCACCACCCTCCTCAGACCCAAGAGGACACAGCCAATGGCGTGCTGCCCAGGGACTTAAGTGGTGA
- the LOC139402773 gene encoding metalloreductase STEAP3 isoform X1: MPLGDMRTPLLSNSFDTPEESLPCDPGNPTVGILGSGDYSRSLAVRLVACGYRVVVGSRDPKHIATGQFPDGVQLLTQREAMVGTEKVVFAALYPEHYHTLVGLRDVLAGKVLVDVSNATKLNSGEPSNAERLAELFPESRVVKGFNVVSAWALQTGAHDGSRQVLISSDCPEAKRTVIQLARCMSFLAVDMGGLASSRHVEDAPLRLFPSWGGPLMVTFLLILFFYGYNFLRGVLMPYLSRGQNNFYQLPLETMNETLPAVALVILALVYLPGLWAAALQLVRGTKYSHFPGWLDHWMGRRKQLGLLSFLCAGLHAVYSMCLTMRKASQYRLLDAAYRQVKAGVEHSWEEPQVWRSDFYLSSGILGLGVLTLLAITSLPSVGNALSWREFTFVQSGLGYAALTLSIMHTLFFSWDFAFFSFAYPYYMPPTYLLALILPCLVLVGRLFLALPCLAFRLAKIRRGWESPCHHPPQTQEDTANGVLPRDLSGDV, from the exons ATGCCTCTTGGCGACATGAGGACACCCCTGCTGTCCAACTCATTTGACACCCCAGAGGAATCCCTGCCCTGTGACCCGGGAAACCCCACAGTAGGCATCCTAGGCTCAGGTGATTACTCCCGCTCCCTGGCTGTGCGATTAGTTGCCTGTGGTTATAGGGTAGTGGTCGGCAGCCGTGACCCAAAGCATATAGCCACCGGACAGTTTCCTGATGGGGTTCAGCTTCTCACACAGCGGGAGGCGATGGTTGGCACAGAGAAAGTTGTCTTTGCTGCTCTCTACCCTGAACACTACCACACCCTGGTGGGGTTGAGGGATGTGCTGGCTGGGAAGGTGCTGGTGGATGTGAGCAATGCCACCAAGCTTAACAGTGGAGAGCCATCTAACGCTGAGAGGCTGGCAGAGCTGTTCCCAGAGAGCAGAGTGGTGAAGGGCTTCAATGTGGTCTCAGCCTGGGCCCTGCAGACTGGAGCTCATGACGGCAGCAGGCAG GTCCTGATCAGCAGTGACTGTCCTGAGGCCAAGAGAACTGTGATCCAGCTGGCTCGCTGTATGAGTTTCCTGGCGGTGGACATGGGAGGCCTTGCTAGCTCTAGGCACGTTGAGGACGCCCCCCTGCGCCTCTTCCCATCCTGGGGTGGCCCCCTAATGGTCACCTTCCTCCTCATCCTTTTCTTCTACGGCTACAACTTCCTGCGTGGTGTTCTCATGCCCTATCTGTCCCGGGGGCAAAACAACTTCTACCAGCTACCCCTGGAGACGATGAACGAGACGCTGCCAGCAGTGGCCCTGGTGATCCTGGCGCTAGTCTACCTCCCGGGACTGTGGGCTGCCGCACTGCAGCTGGTCCGGGGAACAAAGTACAGCCACTTCCCCGGCTGGCTAGACCACTGGATGGGGAGACGCAAACAGCTAGGCCTGCTGAGCTTCCTATGTGCCGGGCTGCATGCGGTCTACAGTATGTGTCTGACCATGCGCAAGGCTTCCCAATACAGGCTGCTGGATGCAGCGTACAGACAG GTGAAGGCGGGAGTGGAGCATTCCTGGGAGGAGCCTCAGGTGTGGAGATCGGACTTTTATCTGTCCTCTGGCATTCTGGGACTTGGTGTTCTGACTCTTCTGGCCATCACATCTCTACCCTCGGTGGGTAACGCTCTCAGTTGGAGAGAGTTCACTTTTGTACAG TCAGGGTTGGGGTACGCTGCCTTGACTCTCTCCATCATGCACACCCTCTTCTTCAGCTGGGACTTTGCTTTCTTCTCATTTGCTTACCCTTACTACATGCCCCCCACATACCTGCTGGCACTGATCCTGCCCTGTCTGGTCCTGGTGGGTCGGCTCTTCCTGGCACTGCCCTGCCTGGCGTTCAGACTGGCAAAGATACGTCGAGGCTGGGAGAGTCCATGCCACCACCCTCCTCAGACCCAAGAGGACACAGCCAATGGCGTGCTGCCCAGGGACTTAAGTGGTGATGTGTGA